A region from the Microcebus murinus isolate Inina chromosome 3, M.murinus_Inina_mat1.0, whole genome shotgun sequence genome encodes:
- the PPM1B gene encoding protein phosphatase 1B isoform X4 has product MKTPGIDSLLNMGAFLDKPKTEKHNAHGAGNGLRYGLSSMQGWRVEMEDAHTAVVGIPHGLEDWSFFAVYDGHAGSRVANYCSSHLLEHITTNEDFRAAGKAGSALELSVENVKNGIRTGFLKIDEYMRNFSDLRNGMDRSGSTAVGVMISPKHIYFINCGDSRAVLYRNGQVCFSTQDHKPCNPREKERIQNAGGSVMIQRVNGSLAVSRALGDYDYKCVDGKGPTEQLVSPEPEVYEILRAEEDAFIILACDGIWDVMSNEELCEFVKSRLEVSDDLENVCNCVVDTCLHKGSRDNMSIVLVCFSNAPKVSDEAVKKDSELDKLLESRVEEIMVKSGEEGMPDLAHVMRVLSAENIPNLPPGGGLAGKRNVIEAVYSRLNPHRESDGGAGDLEDPW; this is encoded by the exons attcatTGCTAAACATGGGTGCATTTTTGGATAAACCCAAAACTGAAAAACATAATGCTCATGGTGCTGGGAATGGTTTACGTTATGGCCTGAGCAGCATGCAAGGATGGAGAGTGGAAATGGAAGATGCACACACAGCTGTTGTAGGTATTCCTCACGGCTTGGAAGACTGGTCATTTTTTGCAGTTTATGATGGTCATGCTGGATCCCGAGTGGCAAATTACTGttcatcacatttattagaacACATCACTACTAATGAAGACTTTAGGGCAGCTGGAAAAGCAGGATCTGCTCTTGAGCTTTCAGTGGAAAATGTCAAGAATGGTATCAGAACTGGCTTTTTGAAAATTGATGAATACATGCGTAACTTTTCAGACCTCAGAAACGGAATGGACAGGAGCGGTTCAACTGCAGTGGGAGTTATGATTTCACCTAAGCATATTTACTTCATCAACTGTGGTGATTCACGTGCTGTTCTGTATAGGAATGGACAAGTCTGCTTTTCTACCCAGGATCACAAACCTTGCAATCCAAGGGAAAAGGAGCGAATCCAAAATGCAGGAGGCAGCGTAATGATACAGCGTGTTAATGGTTCATTAGCAGTGTCTCGTGCTCTGGGGGACTATGATTACAAGTGTGTTGATGGCAAGGGCCCAACAGAACAACTTGTTTCTCCAGAGCCTGAGGTTTATGAAATTTTAAGAGCAGAAGAGGATGCATTTATCATCTTGGCTTGTGATGGGATCTGGGATGTTATGAGTAATGAGGAGCTCTGTGAATTTGTTAAATCTAGGCTTGAGGTATCTGATGACCTGGAAAATGTATGCAATTGCGTAGTGGACACTTGTTTACATAAG GGAAGTAGAGATAACATGAGTATTGTACTAGTTTGCTTTTCAAATGCCCCCAAGGTCTCAGATGAAGCAGTGAAAAAAGATTCAGAGTTGGATAAGCTCTTGGAATCACGGGTTGAAG agATTATGGTGAAGTCTGGTGAGGAAGGAATGCCTGATCTTGCCCATGTCATGCGCGTCTTGTCTGCAGAAAATATCCCAAATTTGCCTCCTGGGGGAGGTCTTGCTGGCAA gcGCAATGTTATTGAAGCTGTTTATAGTAGACTGAATCCACATAGAGAAAGTGATGgg
- the PPM1B gene encoding protein phosphatase 1B isoform X3 has translation MKTPGIDSLLNMGAFLDKPKTEKHNAHGAGNGLRYGLSSMQGWRVEMEDAHTAVVGIPHGLEDWSFFAVYDGHAGSRVANYCSSHLLEHITTNEDFRAAGKAGSALELSVENVKNGIRTGFLKIDEYMRNFSDLRNGMDRSGSTAVGVMISPKHIYFINCGDSRAVLYRNGQVCFSTQDHKPCNPREKERIQNAGGSVMIQRVNGSLAVSRALGDYDYKCVDGKGPTEQLVSPEPEVYEILRAEEDAFIILACDGIWDVMSNEELCEFVKSRLEVSDDLENVCNCVVDTCLHKGSRDNMSIVLVCFSNAPKVSDEAVKKDSELDKLLESRVEEIMVKSGEEGMPDLAHVMRVLSAENIPNLPPGGGLAGKRNVIEAVYSRLNPHRESDGFDQPSAAYTDNFFTL, from the exons attcatTGCTAAACATGGGTGCATTTTTGGATAAACCCAAAACTGAAAAACATAATGCTCATGGTGCTGGGAATGGTTTACGTTATGGCCTGAGCAGCATGCAAGGATGGAGAGTGGAAATGGAAGATGCACACACAGCTGTTGTAGGTATTCCTCACGGCTTGGAAGACTGGTCATTTTTTGCAGTTTATGATGGTCATGCTGGATCCCGAGTGGCAAATTACTGttcatcacatttattagaacACATCACTACTAATGAAGACTTTAGGGCAGCTGGAAAAGCAGGATCTGCTCTTGAGCTTTCAGTGGAAAATGTCAAGAATGGTATCAGAACTGGCTTTTTGAAAATTGATGAATACATGCGTAACTTTTCAGACCTCAGAAACGGAATGGACAGGAGCGGTTCAACTGCAGTGGGAGTTATGATTTCACCTAAGCATATTTACTTCATCAACTGTGGTGATTCACGTGCTGTTCTGTATAGGAATGGACAAGTCTGCTTTTCTACCCAGGATCACAAACCTTGCAATCCAAGGGAAAAGGAGCGAATCCAAAATGCAGGAGGCAGCGTAATGATACAGCGTGTTAATGGTTCATTAGCAGTGTCTCGTGCTCTGGGGGACTATGATTACAAGTGTGTTGATGGCAAGGGCCCAACAGAACAACTTGTTTCTCCAGAGCCTGAGGTTTATGAAATTTTAAGAGCAGAAGAGGATGCATTTATCATCTTGGCTTGTGATGGGATCTGGGATGTTATGAGTAATGAGGAGCTCTGTGAATTTGTTAAATCTAGGCTTGAGGTATCTGATGACCTGGAAAATGTATGCAATTGCGTAGTGGACACTTGTTTACATAAG GGAAGTAGAGATAACATGAGTATTGTACTAGTTTGCTTTTCAAATGCCCCCAAGGTCTCAGATGAAGCAGTGAAAAAAGATTCAGAGTTGGATAAGCTCTTGGAATCACGGGTTGAAG agATTATGGTGAAGTCTGGTGAGGAAGGAATGCCTGATCTTGCCCATGTCATGCGCGTCTTGTCTGCAGAAAATATCCCAAATTTGCCTCCTGGGGGAGGTCTTGCTGGCAA gcGCAATGTTATTGAAGCTGTTTATAGTAGACTGAATCCACATAGAGAAAGTGATGgg